Proteins from a single region of Apium graveolens cultivar Ventura chromosome 7, ASM990537v1, whole genome shotgun sequence:
- the LOC141674479 gene encoding uncharacterized protein LOC141674479 yields the protein MESWIELPKFSEGYIRGIRSFLRNAFSRYSVGDEITCPCKNCDNHKWHREDVIFDHFIYSGPSPLLVNWICEISNTENINMEFDEAVYFGDNLGEMLHRTHNCQDKGRGSGKPNETARNFYRLIEDGKQPLYQGCTKFSRLGFIIRLYTLKCVHGITESAFTDLLELIKEAFPEAHIPLSFKAAKNVIKDLGLDYQKIHACPNNCMLFWGENEKEEVCKACNASRWIVVENKDTSDDIPEQLMQKVPTKVMRYFPLQSRLQRLFMCKEYANLMTWHSSRWKKDGKLRHPADAEAWKTMDAKFPHFVEDDRNVRLGLASDGFSPYRTMSTTHSTWAIMLVNYNLPPWLCMKPENLILSMIISGPESPKNSIDVFMQPLIAELKDLWDKGI from the coding sequence ATGGAAAGCTGGATTGAACTTCCAAAGTTCAGTGAAGGATATATCAGAGGGATAAGGTCTTTTTTGCGGAATGCATTTTCTAGATACTCTGTAGGTGATGAAATCACATGCCCCTGTAAAAACTGTGATAATCACAAGTGGCATCGTGAGGATGTGATTTTTGATCATTTCATCTACAGTGGTCCATCTCCACTATTAGTGAACTGGATTTGTGAGATTTCCAATACAGAAAATATAAATATGGAGTTTGATGAGGCCGTATATTTCGGAGATAATTTAGGTGAAATGTTGCACCGTACGCACAACTGTCAAGACAAGGGTAGGGGTTCTGGTAAACCAAATGAAACAGCTAGGAATTTTTATCGCCTTATTGAAGATGGAAAGCAGCCTCTGTATCAAGGTTGCACAAAATTCTCACGACTAGGTTTTATCATTAGGCTTTATACCTTGAAATGTGTACACGGGATTACCGAGTCTGCATTCACTGATTTATTAGAGCTGATTAAAGAGGCCTTTCCAGAAGCACACATCCCTCTTTCATTTAAGGCCGCGAAAAATGTCATTAAAGACTTAGGCCTAGATTACCAAAAAATACACGCGTGTCCCAATAATTGCATGTTGTTTTGGGGAGAAAATGAGAAGGAAGAAGTCTGCAAAGCTTGTAATGCCTCTAGGTGGATTGTAGTGGAAAATAAAGATACAAGTGACGACATTCCGGAGCAGTTGATGCAGAAAGTTCCGACAAAAGTAATGCGTTACTTTCCACTTCAGTCGAGGCTCCAAAGGCTGTTTATGTGCAAGGAATATGCAAACCTTATGACTTGGCATTCCTCGCGATGGAAAAAAGATGGCAAACTGAGGCATCCGGCAGATGCCGAGGCCTGGAAGACGATGGATGCCAAATTCCCTCATTTTGTGGAAGATGATAGAAATGTCAGATTAGGTCTAGCATCTGATGGGTTCAGTCCATATCGTACAATGAGTACAACTCATAGTACATGGGCGATTATGTTAGTAAATTATAATCTCCCACCTTGGTTATGCATGAAGCCAGAAAACTTGATACTCTCAATGATTATCTCCGGTCCAGAATCTCCAAAAAACAGTATTGATGTTTTTATGCAGCCCCTGATCGCTGAGttgaaagatttatgggataaaGGCATATAA